Proteins encoded in a region of the Candidatus Moanabacter tarae genome:
- the mntH_2 gene encoding Divalent metal cation transporter MntH, with product MDNEVKNPPRGIFPMLLTLGPGIVITGGVIGSGELIITPLQAAKFGFVLLWAVVISCLIKYFLQVEVGRHCIVHQRTIFESLNACTGPKFRGTSWIVLLFMLAWTLAQIGAVGMVGALAGLLHGLLPLKEGWSIPIWAVIVVCAIQAVLWKGLYRHLERAIITLVLGFSFSVFIALAMLQGTDYALNAGDILSGLTFSLGDAPQLAAYAVISLMGALGVAATELFVYSYWVLEKGYAKNVGPPDSEGWQQRARGWIRTLQIDAGLATLLTTTVTVSYFLLGCAILFRQGKTPEGMGVVEQMALIYTDTYGTWSHSLFLFGAFCTLTSTVMSGAAANGRAFADLFCSLGFLDRNRPKDIQRSHRIVQSVFLGSLLILFLWIQKPPATLVVLSGYLIAMFGTPLAIIGICWLAFKTDLRVRMSRITAALLLCSVTVILACLLFALLVQIGVLKGA from the coding sequence ATGGACAACGAAGTTAAGAATCCTCCCAGAGGGATTTTCCCAATGCTTCTAACCTTGGGGCCGGGAATTGTAATAACGGGCGGTGTTATCGGTTCGGGAGAGCTCATCATTACCCCACTTCAGGCTGCAAAGTTTGGATTCGTGCTGCTTTGGGCAGTGGTTATCTCCTGCCTTATTAAATACTTCTTACAGGTCGAAGTGGGGAGGCACTGTATTGTTCATCAGCGTACTATCTTTGAATCCCTCAATGCATGTACTGGCCCAAAGTTTCGTGGGACTTCATGGATTGTGCTGCTTTTCATGTTAGCGTGGACTCTGGCCCAGATCGGAGCCGTAGGAATGGTGGGAGCATTAGCCGGGCTGTTGCACGGATTACTACCGTTGAAGGAAGGCTGGTCTATCCCCATCTGGGCAGTGATCGTGGTCTGTGCGATTCAGGCTGTGCTTTGGAAGGGTCTGTACCGCCATTTGGAACGGGCAATTATAACTCTCGTCTTGGGTTTCAGTTTTTCGGTTTTCATTGCCCTAGCTATGTTGCAGGGCACGGATTATGCTCTAAATGCGGGTGATATTCTATCCGGACTCACATTTTCCCTAGGTGACGCGCCTCAGTTAGCGGCTTATGCAGTAATCAGTTTGATGGGAGCTCTGGGGGTTGCTGCAACTGAACTTTTTGTCTATTCCTACTGGGTCCTGGAGAAGGGCTATGCTAAAAACGTGGGACCTCCAGATTCGGAGGGCTGGCAGCAACGAGCCCGTGGCTGGATACGAACGCTGCAAATTGATGCCGGCTTAGCCACCCTCCTCACAACCACAGTGACAGTTTCTTACTTTTTGCTGGGTTGTGCCATTTTATTTCGGCAGGGAAAGACACCAGAAGGGATGGGGGTGGTCGAGCAGATGGCCCTGATTTACACGGACACCTATGGGACCTGGTCGCATTCGCTATTTCTTTTTGGAGCTTTTTGCACTCTTACTTCGACTGTGATGTCAGGGGCCGCAGCCAACGGTAGGGCGTTTGCCGATCTTTTCTGTAGCTTGGGATTTCTGGATCGAAATAGACCAAAAGACATCCAGCGATCGCATCGGATCGTCCAAAGTGTGTTTCTTGGAAGTTTGCTGATTCTGTTTCTTTGGATTCAGAAACCTCCCGCTACCCTTGTAGTTCTGAGCGGATACTTGATTGCGATGTTCGGAACCCCCTTGGCCATAATCGGTATCTGCTGGCTTGCATTTAAGACTGATCTAAGAGTACGAATGAGTCGTATAACGGCGGCCCTCCTTCTCTGCTCGGTGACCGTGATCTTGGCATGTTTGCTTTTCGCACTTCTGGTGCAAATCGGTGTTCTCAAGGGGGCCTAA
- the kanJ_1 gene encoding Kanamycin B dioxygenase, producing MTKQCEDIDLDLKIDEFRINGYAVLEDVLSVETVDRIYEAFLPLLEHVKSRESKIALKEWGELRTGFGRQQNVNRYTLTIPWVPPFADPEVYANPVILEFLKRYWKREEFYIRCFHSNNPYPGSEYQHWHRDTLIAREIPHVGLDTCPILGVKFPLVDTSEENGSIEVLPSTQYVANTSLETRYDEILNRGHFPSTHRLNMKKGTMWIQDVRTLHRGTPNTSVGPRPEIVVCYGLEWMSIRQKVKVPPEVYAGFSERAKKLFEFCEIVEY from the coding sequence ATGACAAAGCAATGTGAAGACATAGACCTCGATTTAAAGATCGATGAGTTCAGAATCAACGGTTACGCCGTCTTAGAAGACGTTTTATCGGTTGAGACTGTAGATCGGATCTATGAAGCGTTTCTGCCGCTTTTGGAGCACGTGAAAAGTCGTGAATCGAAAATCGCCCTTAAAGAGTGGGGGGAACTGCGTACCGGCTTCGGACGCCAACAAAATGTTAACCGCTACACCCTGACCATTCCTTGGGTCCCACCATTTGCCGATCCGGAAGTCTATGCAAACCCGGTTATTCTCGAATTCCTAAAGCGTTATTGGAAACGAGAAGAATTCTATATTCGGTGTTTTCACTCAAACAATCCCTACCCCGGGAGTGAATATCAACACTGGCACCGAGACACCCTCATTGCCAGGGAAATTCCTCATGTCGGCCTAGACACCTGTCCTATTCTGGGAGTTAAATTCCCGTTGGTCGATACATCTGAAGAAAACGGCAGCATCGAAGTCCTTCCTTCAACCCAGTACGTGGCCAATACCAGCTTAGAGACCCGCTATGACGAAATCCTGAATCGTGGGCATTTCCCATCGACTCATCGACTCAACATGAAGAAAGGTACAATGTGGATACAGGACGTCCGTACACTACACCGAGGGACTCCGAATACGTCTGTAGGACCTCGCCCTGAAATTGTCGTTTGCTATGGTCTGGAGTGGATGAGCATCCGACAAAAGGTTAAAGTTCCACCTGAAGTCTATGCCGGATTCTCAGAACGAGCGAAGAAGCTTTTCGAATTTTGTGAGATCGTTGAATACTAG
- the dppA gene encoding D-aminopeptidase has protein sequence MKIYIDADMEAIAGVSFFEPHAKTGSTEMYHFWERMRQLMTGEVKAAVQGALDAGAEKIYINDNHHSGSNLAIEEFEPPVELLQGRGKRRPTFLPCLDDSFAAVLGVGCGYGMLSGKGSEMSPMGHAMWEFNDGKLRIGRTGVLAVEAGCKGVPLIFMSGDQIGTAQIKELIPNIEVAVVKEGLGKWFARHLTPKGAQDLIRKGVKRAIERRHEFEPFRPDFPGPYKIGIAAYDESELKDRVVIDDDLETAMWKGQNATWAEFGRNEIDSYTYPIETGGGVSVTTGAGLSNKES, from the coding sequence ATGAAAATATACATTGATGCTGATATGGAAGCCATTGCAGGCGTAAGCTTTTTCGAGCCGCATGCAAAAACTGGTTCAACCGAAATGTATCATTTCTGGGAAAGAATGCGACAACTGATGACCGGCGAGGTCAAAGCGGCAGTGCAAGGAGCGCTAGATGCAGGAGCAGAGAAGATTTACATTAATGACAACCATCATTCAGGTTCCAACCTCGCTATCGAGGAATTCGAACCTCCGGTTGAATTGCTCCAAGGGCGTGGGAAGCGACGACCGACATTCTTGCCCTGTTTGGATGATAGTTTTGCCGCTGTTCTTGGGGTCGGCTGCGGTTACGGTATGCTTTCTGGGAAAGGTTCAGAGATGAGTCCCATGGGCCATGCGATGTGGGAATTCAACGACGGGAAACTTCGCATAGGAAGGACGGGAGTCCTTGCTGTTGAAGCTGGATGCAAAGGAGTGCCCCTAATATTTATGAGTGGAGACCAAATCGGCACGGCGCAGATTAAAGAGCTGATCCCCAACATCGAAGTTGCGGTAGTGAAAGAAGGATTGGGAAAATGGTTCGCACGCCATCTGACACCTAAGGGAGCTCAGGATTTGATCAGAAAAGGTGTCAAGCGAGCAATTGAGCGGCGCCACGAATTCGAACCCTTTCGGCCAGATTTTCCTGGTCCTTACAAAATCGGAATCGCTGCTTACGATGAATCCGAACTAAAGGATCGAGTTGTAATAGATGATGACCTAGAAACCGCTATGTGGAAGGGCCAAAATGCCACTTGGGCCGAGTTCGGGCGAAACGAAATTGATTCCTATACTTATCCCATTGAAACCGGAGGCGGGGTGAGTGTGACAACAGGAGCCGGACTCAGCAACAAGGAGAGTTGA
- the fdxA gene encoding Ferredoxin-1 gives MAFIVTGRCRNCKHTDCVDVCPVDCFSEDDQMLYIDPDSCIDCAACVPECPVEAIFEESEVPEIHQRWIAINADRAPAAENITEKKDPLPTARTLDEILSQEEVGGQ, from the coding sequence ATGGCCTTTATTGTAACAGGACGCTGTCGCAATTGTAAACACACTGATTGTGTGGATGTTTGTCCAGTTGATTGCTTCTCCGAAGATGACCAAATGCTTTACATAGATCCGGACAGTTGCATCGACTGCGCTGCTTGTGTTCCGGAATGTCCAGTGGAAGCCATTTTCGAGGAATCCGAGGTTCCTGAGATTCATCAGAGATGGATAGCCATCAATGCAGATAGAGCACCTGCTGCTGAGAATATAACGGAAAAAAAGGATCCCTTGCCAACGGCGCGGACGCTTGATGAGATTTTATCCCAAGAAGAGGTCGGAGGGCAGTAG
- the yabJ gene encoding 2-iminobutanoate/2-iminopropanoate deaminase: MKVFSRVTSNERLFMKKEAIYPDTGNKSSAPLSPGIKAGGFIFVSGQVPVDPKTGEIVEGGIEQQTLQTIENISEILEAAGSSLDKVVKCTVFLTDISEFSRMNEVYSSFFCNVPPARSTIEVSKLAIDIKVEIEAVALVD, translated from the coding sequence ATGAAGGTCTTTTCACGCGTTACATCTAATGAAAGGCTGTTCATGAAAAAAGAAGCGATTTATCCGGATACTGGGAACAAGTCGAGTGCCCCCTTATCACCAGGTATCAAAGCTGGTGGATTCATCTTCGTTTCAGGTCAAGTTCCTGTTGATCCAAAGACAGGCGAGATCGTCGAAGGAGGTATTGAACAGCAAACGCTTCAAACCATCGAAAACATTAGTGAAATTCTTGAAGCAGCGGGATCATCGTTGGATAAAGTTGTTAAATGTACTGTTTTCCTAACTGATATCAGTGAGTTTTCGCGGATGAATGAAGTTTATAGTAGTTTCTTTTGCAATGTTCCACCGGCTAGATCCACCATAGAGGTTAGCAAATTGGCGATCGACATAAAGGTTGAGATCGAGGCCGTAGCGCTAGTCGATTGA
- the sacC_1 gene encoding Levanase, translating into MNTSVNRKSRAPYRTYATTLKEQIVQLESDELLNRFRASRKKLSTDPHRPIYHYVNPEGNLNDPNGLCFWQGRYHLFYQAYPPEDTRQHWGHVYSEDLVHWHDLPLAIYPDPEDKCYSGSIFVEENRVIAMYHGIEEGQMVAVSSDPLLLNWEKITGKTVIPDIIPDDKGRPYRVGDPCIWREEDGYYSLSGGFTDGSIFDDCRMAEFLFYSQDLERWIFLGSFIENDIFTLPGEDGAVPYFWPIGHRHILLFASHQRGSQYLIGDYNKVHHRFHVTHHGRFNFGPLRNGGVHAPSAFPDGKGGILVIHNINQGKNTEGWNHVMSLARRLTLVDEGLLQIEPVSAIEDQRGDHKHMSNISLPANKEILLDGIEGNTMELSAKLDCGNAREIRIDLLRSPNREEYTSIRFLKAGGLATSPEDYQDKDDSLVIDNSHGSLSDNLLARPPETAPFKLKKGESLDLRIFIDKSVLELFANGRQAMGLRVYPEREDSVGVSMCALGGDSILQSVDAWQMRSIYT; encoded by the coding sequence ATGAACACATCTGTGAATCGCAAATCGAGAGCACCATATCGCACTTACGCGACAACTTTAAAAGAGCAAATCGTGCAGCTAGAATCTGACGAGCTGCTCAACCGATTTCGTGCTTCCCGAAAAAAGCTTTCCACTGACCCTCATCGACCCATCTACCACTACGTCAATCCGGAGGGGAACCTGAACGACCCCAACGGTCTCTGTTTCTGGCAAGGACGATACCATTTATTCTACCAGGCTTATCCTCCTGAAGACACACGGCAGCACTGGGGCCACGTCTATAGCGAAGATTTAGTCCACTGGCATGATTTGCCCTTAGCAATATATCCTGACCCAGAGGACAAGTGCTACAGTGGTAGCATATTCGTCGAAGAAAACCGGGTGATAGCGATGTATCATGGAATCGAGGAGGGGCAAATGGTTGCTGTTAGCTCCGACCCTCTTCTTCTGAACTGGGAAAAGATCACAGGTAAAACTGTCATACCAGATATAATTCCCGATGATAAAGGCCGCCCCTACCGGGTGGGTGATCCATGCATCTGGCGCGAGGAGGATGGCTATTACTCACTCTCAGGTGGCTTTACAGACGGTTCTATTTTCGACGATTGTCGCATGGCGGAGTTTCTATTTTACTCTCAAGATTTGGAACGATGGATATTTCTTGGTAGCTTCATTGAGAATGACATTTTTACGTTACCAGGCGAGGACGGGGCTGTCCCCTATTTTTGGCCAATCGGCCATAGACACATTCTTCTCTTCGCCAGCCATCAGCGCGGGTCCCAGTATCTGATTGGCGATTACAACAAGGTCCATCACCGTTTCCATGTTACCCATCACGGTCGATTCAACTTCGGACCCCTCCGTAATGGTGGGGTGCACGCCCCATCAGCTTTCCCAGACGGGAAGGGAGGTATCTTAGTAATTCACAACATCAATCAGGGCAAAAATACTGAAGGTTGGAATCACGTCATGTCCCTAGCTCGCCGGCTCACACTTGTTGACGAGGGCCTGCTACAAATCGAACCGGTATCAGCAATCGAGGATCAGCGTGGCGACCATAAGCATATGAGCAATATATCCCTTCCCGCAAACAAGGAGATTTTACTTGATGGAATCGAAGGAAACACGATGGAACTCTCGGCTAAATTAGACTGTGGAAACGCTCGCGAAATCCGCATCGATCTGTTGCGTTCACCCAACCGCGAGGAATACACTTCAATCCGGTTCCTCAAGGCCGGCGGTTTAGCCACGAGCCCCGAGGACTATCAAGACAAGGATGACTCTCTAGTCATCGATAATTCGCATGGATCCCTTTCAGACAATCTTCTTGCACGTCCACCCGAAACCGCTCCATTTAAATTGAAAAAAGGGGAATCGCTCGACCTCCGAATCTTTATCGACAAGAGCGTCTTGGAACTGTTTGCCAACGGTCGTCAGGCAATGGGTTTACGAGTTTACCCCGAACGAGAAGACAGCGTTGGAGTCTCGATGTGCGCTTTGGGAGGAGACTCTATTCTGCAATCCGTAGATGCCTGGCAAATGAGAAGTATCTATACTTAG